In Nonomuraea sp. NBC_00507, the following are encoded in one genomic region:
- a CDS encoding alpha/beta hydrolase: protein MADRGRAAGDQPAAGITVAGPAVRIIDSPRQRECRCNPAMRITSETFADGIREQLFTIGDIPGVLWTPAEGSGPRPLVLIGHGGGQHKKGWEVVSRAFPYVTSCGFAVAAIDAPGTGDRPEHPEIRRLVALIQEREAAGEPFGPAWPALNETVAAQLIPDWQTTLDALQKLDSVGDSQPVGYYGLSQAGEMGIRLIAAEPRITAAVLGLIGSDWLTDTAARITIPVEFVLQWDDEGNPRDSVMKLFDALGSAEKTLHANPGSHFRVPSFEIDSSIRFFARHLGSPRTASSS, encoded by the coding sequence ATGGCCGATCGTGGCCGGGCGGCGGGAGATCAACCGGCGGCGGGCATCACCGTCGCCGGCCCGGCCGTCCGGATAATTGACTCGCCGCGTCAGCGGGAATGCCGATGTAATCCCGCCATGCGCATCACCTCAGAAACGTTCGCTGACGGCATCCGCGAACAGCTCTTCACTATCGGAGACATCCCCGGGGTGCTCTGGACGCCCGCCGAGGGCTCCGGTCCCCGTCCGCTGGTCTTGATCGGGCACGGCGGCGGCCAGCACAAGAAGGGATGGGAGGTCGTCTCCCGGGCCTTCCCCTACGTCACCTCCTGCGGCTTCGCGGTCGCCGCGATCGACGCCCCAGGTACCGGCGACAGGCCGGAGCACCCGGAAATCCGGCGGCTCGTCGCGCTCATCCAGGAACGAGAGGCCGCGGGCGAGCCCTTCGGCCCGGCGTGGCCCGCCCTCAACGAAACCGTGGCGGCGCAGCTCATACCCGACTGGCAGACCACCCTCGACGCGCTCCAGAAACTGGACTCCGTCGGCGACAGCCAGCCCGTCGGGTACTACGGCCTGTCCCAGGCCGGTGAGATGGGCATCCGCCTCATCGCGGCCGAACCTCGGATCACAGCTGCCGTCCTCGGCCTCATCGGAAGCGACTGGCTCACCGACACCGCGGCGCGGATCACGATCCCGGTCGAGTTCGTGCTGCAGTGGGACGACGAAGGCAATCCGCGGGACTCAGTCATGAAACTGTTCGACGCACTCGGCTCCGCCGAGAAGACCCTGCACGCCAACCCCGGCAGCCACTTTCGAGTCCCGTCCTTCGAAATCGACAGCTCGATCCGATTCTTCGCCCGGCACCTGGGTAGCCCTCGCACCGCGAGCAGCTCCTGA
- a CDS encoding carbohydrate kinase family protein → MQYLIGSRNDFAPVPTKTTSVVTEGANGLTVYSSGKSDHYPAISVDVVDATGAGDAFAAGLLWEVSNGKTLAEGVHLGLAWAATTVQMRSSMPTTLQIPQAGSTRRRSDSPPDAEADDQVGRASPED, encoded by the coding sequence ATGCAGTATCTGATCGGATCCCGCAACGACTTCGCCCCTGTCCCCACGAAAACCACCAGTGTCGTGACGGAAGGCGCCAACGGCCTAACCGTCTACTCGTCAGGCAAAAGCGATCATTACCCAGCCATCTCAGTAGATGTAGTGGACGCGACCGGTGCGGGTGATGCCTTCGCCGCAGGCCTGCTTTGGGAGGTCAGCAACGGGAAGACCTTGGCCGAAGGGGTGCATCTCGGGCTCGCCTGGGCCGCCACAACCGTCCAGATGAGATCGTCCATGCCAACCACACTTCAGATACCCCAGGCCGGGAGCACCAGGCGGAGATCAGATTCGCCACCAGATGCGGAAGCCGACGATCAGGTCGGACGAGCTAGCCCAGAAGATTAG
- a CDS encoding glycoside hydrolase family 2 TIM barrel-domain containing protein, which produces MTLRRTFAVAVLTAGALLAATAPALAVPPPPATPAEGRTIEVSGRVVDAGSGAPIEGASVHASRSDVFATTAENGTFVLAGVPESSALVVAGKEGYAFASTTAAGSVTLELARDTDPARQDYPRPDADRRPFTGDTWLSLNGTWSFDFDPGNVGERERWYAPGHAFGKAIRVPFAYQSLAAWGEEELATKEIFRSAFAGYRGTVWYQRSFTVPRDFPKQQVRLRVGAADWGAAVWLDGEPVLPYTGDGFTEISAGLGALAPGSTHTVTIRVVAPPTTPESPYPMGKQTGEPNGADTGWFSDVGGIWQSVWIEPYAGARLTDTRVTPELTFEGDARTPSVAAARIDVAADGGQRATVEVRGPDGKVVGSADVPLEDGRGTARIPIARPRLWEPDDPALYTADFRLGNDDGVRTTFGLRTIERKWAPGHQNEYQYVYLNNRPVYLRGVLDQGYNPWGLYTYTGVTAGPDLRTGTENEPGRGSILLDLKNAKKLGFNVVRNHLKVNEPAYYHWADRLGLMIWYDMPNAGWHSLGAEAERLFEGLLRATLKRDHNHPSIVIWTIFNEAWGLGKEPWQQPIPAEAFPYVRRMVEVARDTDPSRLIVDNSACCRNGHLDTDLNDFHYYLAGYDEWKKLLDGFDAQVKPGSTWNFNDGAQSGQPWLNSEFAIRSGQAPHTFGLFRAYPKLNGYVGVQLAETEQEVQSPVTFDRQPNQPEFVDHHGRPRGIDLFQGDDAISLMGTSARTVERGGAIEVPVKVSHFGDTDLSRATLRWKIGGYDDEGRWVADAGGGGSRPFTPERYTVTDAGTVSVTAPAKLRNGYVWIWLDTGGRTVAENYLTFDTPAPDGGFSPGAVTAQEWTGGAQARTTGGSDWVTGYGRGHFEYEVQLPEEVRTGRARGATLIAEIAAAQPRGWYDPNNVTTARRYPARLTVSVNGTALPLIELPDDPHGPTALAGRSRGSLVADFGNRYGYRIAVPITARQLGDGDTVTLRFASNGGGLSVFGVRSGRHGAPPTLVSGRVSVPEERPRFRAVDSRLSVYQAPAAISTATGAGTGIVSVVNDTAKTARNVRVRLSAPKGWTATAAEPDVISSLKPGEARHVAFTVRAESTVLTGQTADFTATASWDGHAIQAISRTTVTFAPEAYPEVGVDDTFDTDSSAAYTVHKPSATEALPQLTFGTGTLQAQGPGAYYGLVSHGSGPKSSRAVVIVDHDRWAGTGKGQDALFNGLVKDERNYVMAWTGIKGQHGIDIRIDGRLTAASGATGVLEPGDRWAFVLDGNSISTWVDRGGGWGWSQTMTGTTQGRIDFTRPGALDGWHYAVGLRGNAGPQAIGRLEGRSDPG; this is translated from the coding sequence ATGACGTTACGACGGACCTTCGCCGTCGCGGTGCTCACCGCGGGGGCGCTGCTGGCGGCGACGGCGCCCGCCCTCGCGGTGCCGCCGCCGCCCGCGACCCCCGCAGAGGGGCGCACGATTGAGGTCAGCGGCCGGGTGGTGGACGCCGGCAGCGGCGCGCCGATCGAGGGGGCCAGCGTGCACGCCTCGCGGAGCGACGTGTTCGCCACGACCGCCGAGAACGGCACGTTCGTGCTGGCCGGCGTGCCGGAGAGCAGCGCGCTCGTGGTGGCCGGCAAGGAGGGGTACGCGTTCGCGTCCACGACCGCGGCCGGTTCGGTCACCCTCGAACTGGCCAGGGACACCGATCCGGCGCGGCAGGACTACCCGCGCCCGGACGCCGACCGGCGCCCGTTCACCGGCGACACGTGGCTGTCGCTGAACGGGACCTGGTCGTTCGACTTCGATCCCGGGAATGTCGGGGAGCGCGAACGCTGGTACGCCCCTGGGCACGCGTTCGGCAAGGCGATCCGGGTGCCGTTCGCGTACCAGTCGCTGGCCGCGTGGGGCGAGGAGGAGCTGGCGACCAAGGAGATCTTCCGCAGCGCCTTCGCCGGTTACCGGGGGACGGTCTGGTACCAGCGGTCGTTCACCGTGCCCAGGGACTTCCCCAAGCAGCAGGTACGGCTGCGCGTCGGGGCCGCCGACTGGGGCGCGGCGGTTTGGCTCGACGGTGAGCCGGTGCTGCCGTACACCGGGGACGGGTTCACCGAGATCAGCGCCGGGCTGGGCGCGCTGGCTCCCGGTTCGACGCACACGGTGACGATCCGGGTGGTGGCGCCGCCGACGACGCCCGAGTCTCCGTACCCGATGGGCAAGCAGACGGGCGAGCCCAACGGGGCGGACACCGGCTGGTTCAGCGACGTCGGCGGGATCTGGCAGTCGGTGTGGATAGAGCCCTACGCGGGCGCGCGGCTCACCGACACGCGGGTGACACCCGAGCTGACCTTCGAAGGGGACGCGCGCACGCCGTCCGTGGCGGCCGCGCGGATCGACGTCGCGGCCGACGGCGGGCAGCGCGCCACCGTGGAGGTGAGGGGCCCCGATGGCAAGGTGGTCGGCAGCGCGGACGTACCGCTCGAGGACGGGCGCGGGACGGCGCGGATCCCGATCGCGCGGCCGCGCCTGTGGGAGCCGGACGATCCGGCCCTGTACACCGCCGACTTCCGTCTCGGGAACGACGACGGCGTCCGGACGACGTTCGGTCTGCGGACGATCGAGCGGAAATGGGCGCCCGGACACCAGAACGAGTACCAGTACGTGTACCTCAACAACCGGCCGGTCTACCTGAGGGGCGTGCTCGACCAGGGCTACAACCCGTGGGGCCTGTACACCTACACCGGGGTCACCGCCGGGCCCGACCTGCGTACCGGGACCGAGAACGAGCCGGGCCGCGGCTCGATCCTGCTCGACCTGAAGAACGCCAAGAAGCTCGGCTTCAACGTGGTCAGGAACCACCTCAAGGTCAACGAACCCGCCTACTACCACTGGGCGGACCGGCTCGGGCTGATGATCTGGTACGACATGCCCAACGCGGGCTGGCACTCCCTGGGCGCGGAGGCCGAGCGGCTGTTCGAGGGGCTGCTGCGCGCCACGCTCAAGCGGGACCACAACCATCCGTCGATCGTGATCTGGACGATCTTCAACGAGGCGTGGGGGCTCGGCAAGGAGCCGTGGCAGCAGCCGATCCCGGCGGAGGCGTTCCCGTACGTCCGCAGGATGGTCGAGGTCGCCCGCGACACCGACCCGTCGCGGCTGATCGTGGACAACTCCGCCTGCTGCCGGAACGGCCACCTCGACACCGACCTCAACGACTTCCACTACTACCTGGCCGGCTACGACGAGTGGAAGAAGCTGCTGGACGGGTTCGACGCCCAGGTCAAGCCGGGTTCCACCTGGAACTTCAACGACGGCGCCCAGAGCGGGCAGCCGTGGCTGAACTCCGAGTTCGCCATCAGGTCCGGGCAGGCGCCGCACACGTTCGGCCTGTTCCGCGCCTATCCCAAGCTCAACGGGTACGTCGGCGTCCAGCTCGCCGAGACCGAGCAGGAGGTGCAGAGCCCGGTCACGTTCGACCGGCAGCCGAACCAGCCGGAGTTCGTGGACCATCACGGCAGACCGCGCGGCATCGACCTGTTCCAGGGTGACGACGCGATCTCGCTGATGGGCACGTCGGCGCGGACCGTCGAACGCGGCGGCGCCATCGAGGTGCCGGTCAAGGTCAGCCACTTCGGTGACACCGACCTGTCCCGGGCCACGCTCCGGTGGAAGATCGGCGGCTACGACGACGAAGGCCGCTGGGTCGCCGACGCGGGCGGCGGCGGTTCGCGGCCGTTCACCCCGGAACGCTACACCGTGACCGACGCCGGCACCGTGTCGGTCACCGCGCCGGCCAAGTTGCGCAACGGGTACGTGTGGATCTGGCTCGACACCGGCGGCCGGACCGTCGCCGAGAACTACCTGACCTTCGACACCCCCGCCCCCGACGGCGGCTTCTCCCCCGGCGCAGTGACCGCGCAGGAATGGACCGGCGGAGCCCAGGCCAGGACCACCGGCGGGTCCGACTGGGTCACCGGTTACGGCCGCGGCCACTTCGAGTACGAGGTCCAGTTGCCCGAGGAGGTCCGCACGGGCCGGGCGCGCGGAGCCACCCTGATCGCGGAGATCGCGGCCGCCCAGCCCCGCGGCTGGTACGACCCCAACAACGTGACCACCGCGCGCCGCTACCCCGCCCGCCTCACCGTGTCGGTCAACGGCACCGCGCTGCCGCTGATCGAGCTGCCCGACGATCCCCACGGTCCGACGGCGCTGGCCGGTCGATCACGGGGCTCCCTCGTGGCCGACTTCGGCAACCGCTACGGCTACCGAATCGCCGTCCCGATCACCGCACGCCAACTCGGCGACGGGGACACCGTCACACTGCGCTTCGCCTCCAACGGCGGCGGGCTGTCCGTCTTCGGCGTCCGCTCGGGCCGCCACGGCGCACCGCCCACGCTGGTCAGCGGCCGGGTCTCCGTGCCCGAGGAGCGTCCCCGCTTCCGGGCGGTCGACTCCCGGCTCTCGGTGTACCAGGCGCCGGCCGCGATCTCCACCGCGACCGGCGCCGGGACGGGGATTGTCTCGGTCGTCAACGACACCGCCAAGACGGCGCGGAACGTTCGCGTACGGCTGTCGGCCCCCAAGGGCTGGACCGCGACCGCCGCCGAGCCGGACGTGATCAGCTCGCTGAAGCCCGGCGAGGCCCGTCACGTCGCGTTCACCGTACGGGCGGAATCGACCGTGTTGACCGGCCAGACCGCGGACTTCACCGCCACCGCGAGCTGGGACGGGCACGCGATCCAAGCGATCAGCAGAACGACGGTGACCTTCGCCCCCGAGGCCTACCCCGAGGTCGGCGTGGACGACACCTTCGACACCGATTCCAGCGCCGCCTACACGGTCCACAAGCCGTCGGCGACCGAGGCGTTGCCGCAGCTGACCTTCGGCACGGGAACGCTGCAGGCGCAGGGACCGGGCGCTTACTACGGCCTGGTCTCCCACGGCTCCGGGCCGAAGAGCTCCCGGGCTGTCGTGATCGTCGACCATGACCGGTGGGCCGGCACCGGGAAGGGGCAGGACGCTCTGTTCAACGGCCTGGTCAAGGACGAGCGCAACTACGTCATGGCTTGGACCGGGATCAAGGGCCAGCACGGCATCGACATCAGGATCGACGGCAGGCTCACCGCCGCCTCCGGCGCCACGGGGGTGCTGGAGCCCGGCGACCGCTGGGCGTTCGTCCTCGACGGCAACTCGATCAGCACCTGGGTCGACCGCGGGGGTGGCTGGGGCTGGTCCCAGACCATGACGGGCACGACCCAGGGCCGCATCGACTTCACCAGGCCCGGCGCGCTGGATGGCTGGCACTACGCCGTGGGCCTGCGCGGCAACGCCGGCCCCCAGGCGATCGGCCGCCTCGAAGGCCGCAGCGACCCCGGCTGA
- a CDS encoding glycoside hydrolase family 2 protein encodes MPDNSMIPRPEYPRPQFVRDEWQCLNGTWQFERDAGDSGLERGLLGRELSGEIVVPFCPEAPLSGIGDPDFHEAVWYRRTVRVPRSWAGQRVLLHFQAVDHDATVWVDGVEAGRHRGGFTPFSCDLAGSADPGHTYTVVVRARDPRSGPQARGKQATTYEGHGAHYGRTTGIWQTVWCEPVPAQHLGRPRITPNVAASAFRITVPVSAARAGHQVQVTVSDQDGEVARARARADLDLAPEVWLPLPQDRVRLWSPEDPHLYDVRIDLLDGDGTVIDTAASYAGLRSVSIDGHAVLLNGEVRFQRLVLDQGYYPGGLMTAPSDEALRHDIELAVAAGFNGARLHQKVFEERYLYHADRMGFLVWGEFGDWGANTGGGASWDNQRPTASFVTQWLEAVERDYSHPSIVGWCPLNETFQKLHDRITVLDDVTWGMYLATKAADPTRPVIDASGYAHRVPGADVYDSHCYEQDPEVFGKLMAGLADGEPYVNAGPDGTAWSVPYQGQPYFCSEFGGIWWNPDAPPEEQSWGYGERPASEEELQRRFAGLVGVLLDDPRMFGYCYTQLTDVYQEQNGVYRFDRSSKLDVARIRAAQLRPAAIERAGSENGR; translated from the coding sequence GTGCCTGACAATTCCATGATCCCCCGTCCCGAGTATCCGCGGCCGCAGTTCGTCCGCGACGAATGGCAGTGCCTGAACGGGACGTGGCAGTTCGAGCGGGACGCCGGCGACTCCGGGCTGGAGCGAGGGCTGCTCGGCCGGGAGCTGAGCGGCGAGATCGTCGTGCCGTTCTGCCCGGAGGCGCCGCTGTCCGGTATCGGCGACCCGGACTTCCACGAGGCCGTCTGGTACCGCCGTACCGTGCGGGTGCCGCGGAGCTGGGCCGGGCAGCGGGTGCTGCTGCACTTCCAGGCGGTGGACCACGACGCCACCGTGTGGGTGGACGGCGTGGAGGCCGGGCGGCACCGGGGCGGGTTCACGCCGTTCAGCTGCGACTTGGCCGGTTCGGCCGATCCGGGGCACACGTACACGGTGGTCGTACGGGCCCGCGACCCGCGGAGTGGTCCGCAGGCACGGGGCAAGCAGGCGACCACGTACGAGGGGCACGGCGCGCACTACGGGCGCACCACCGGCATCTGGCAGACGGTGTGGTGCGAGCCCGTGCCCGCCCAGCACCTCGGCCGGCCGCGGATCACGCCCAACGTCGCCGCGTCCGCGTTCCGGATCACCGTGCCGGTGTCGGCCGCCCGCGCCGGGCACCAGGTGCAGGTGACAGTGTCGGACCAGGACGGCGAGGTCGCGCGAGCGCGGGCGCGCGCCGACCTCGACCTCGCCCCCGAGGTGTGGCTGCCGCTGCCGCAGGACCGCGTCCGGCTCTGGTCCCCCGAGGACCCCCACCTGTACGACGTCCGCATCGACCTGCTCGACGGCGACGGCACCGTGATCGACACCGCCGCCAGCTACGCCGGGCTGCGCTCGGTCTCCATCGACGGCCATGCCGTGCTGCTCAACGGCGAGGTGCGCTTCCAGCGGCTCGTGCTCGACCAGGGCTACTACCCCGGCGGCCTGATGACCGCGCCCTCGGACGAGGCCCTGCGCCACGACATCGAGCTGGCCGTGGCCGCCGGTTTCAACGGCGCCCGGTTGCACCAGAAGGTGTTCGAGGAGCGGTACCTGTACCACGCGGACCGGATGGGGTTCCTGGTGTGGGGCGAGTTCGGGGACTGGGGCGCCAACACCGGCGGCGGCGCGTCGTGGGACAACCAGCGGCCGACCGCCTCCTTTGTGACGCAGTGGCTGGAGGCGGTCGAACGCGACTACTCCCATCCGTCCATCGTCGGCTGGTGCCCGCTCAACGAGACCTTCCAGAAGCTGCACGACCGGATCACCGTGCTCGACGACGTCACGTGGGGCATGTACCTGGCCACAAAGGCGGCCGACCCGACCCGGCCGGTGATCGACGCGTCCGGGTACGCCCACCGAGTGCCGGGGGCCGACGTGTACGACTCCCACTGCTACGAGCAGGATCCCGAGGTGTTCGGCAAGCTGATGGCCGGGCTGGCGGACGGGGAGCCGTACGTCAACGCCGGCCCCGACGGGACCGCGTGGTCGGTGCCGTACCAGGGGCAGCCGTACTTCTGCAGCGAGTTCGGGGGCATCTGGTGGAACCCGGACGCGCCTCCCGAGGAGCAGTCCTGGGGTTACGGCGAGCGGCCCGCCAGTGAGGAGGAGCTGCAGCGGCGCTTCGCCGGGCTGGTCGGAGTGCTGCTGGACGATCCCCGGATGTTCGGCTACTGCTACACGCAGCTCACCGACGTCTACCAGGAGCAGAACGGCGTCTACCGTTTCGACCGGTCGAGCAAGCTGGACGTCGCGCGGATCCGCGCGGCGCAACTGCGCCCGGCGGCGATCGAGCGGGCCGGATCGGAGAATGGGCGATGA
- a CDS encoding transposase → MQVLFEVLCGPLARPTTPGVRFGRYRTVSFDGCSSLKVPDTSRNRAWLDRLAHGGYPQLELMTLVETGTRAMIGAVFGPTATGETAYAKRLLHLLRPDMLVLWDKGFDGNDFLAAVTGTGAQVVGRLRSNRRVPVLSRLADGSYLSVIGSVLVRIVDAQITVTCTDGTVFDASYRLVTTLTNARRHPAGALVSLYHQRWEHESAYYALRHTILRGRVLRSGDPVGVEQEMWALLTLYQLLRTVMVDAAQSRPGTDPDRCGFTIAFHAARDLVIQAEGVLPEAPDPIGTIGRRVLARLLPPRRPRISTRKVKSPISRYGERLDDGRPDTSRAITRLDITLLPPPPALPTASRDERPIASADRRRKQRVLALLHQDPDRPWPARDIARHLGDITLNTMYRQLSRWSATGLIRKISPGLYTAVPTLPPP, encoded by the coding sequence ATGCAGGTGCTGTTCGAGGTTTTGTGCGGCCCGCTGGCACGGCCGACGACGCCCGGGGTGCGGTTCGGCCGCTACCGGACGGTCTCCTTCGACGGCTGCAGCTCCCTCAAGGTCCCCGATACCAGCCGCAACCGGGCCTGGCTCGATCGGCTGGCCCATGGCGGTTATCCCCAGCTGGAGCTGATGACCCTGGTGGAGACCGGCACCCGGGCGATGATCGGCGCGGTCTTCGGGCCAACCGCCACGGGCGAGACCGCATACGCCAAGCGGCTGCTGCACCTGCTGAGGCCGGACATGCTCGTGCTGTGGGACAAGGGATTCGATGGCAACGACTTCCTCGCCGCGGTGACGGGCACCGGAGCTCAGGTCGTCGGCCGCCTGCGCAGCAACCGCCGCGTCCCGGTCCTGTCCCGCCTGGCAGACGGCTCCTACCTGTCGGTGATCGGCTCGGTCCTGGTGCGGATCGTCGACGCCCAGATCACCGTGACCTGCACTGACGGCACCGTCTTCGACGCCTCCTACCGGCTGGTCACCACGCTGACCAACGCCCGCCGCCACCCGGCCGGCGCCCTGGTCTCCTTGTATCACCAGCGCTGGGAACACGAATCGGCTTACTACGCGCTCCGGCACACGATCCTGCGCGGCCGCGTGCTGAGGTCGGGCGACCCGGTCGGCGTCGAGCAGGAGATGTGGGCGCTGCTCACGCTCTACCAACTGCTGCGCACCGTCATGGTCGACGCAGCGCAGTCCCGCCCTGGAACCGATCCCGATCGATGCGGGTTCACCATCGCCTTCCACGCTGCCCGTGACCTGGTGATCCAAGCCGAAGGCGTCTTGCCGGAAGCTCCCGACCCCATCGGAACGATCGGACGCCGGGTGCTGGCCAGGCTGCTCCCGCCACGACGCCCACGAATCAGCACCCGCAAGGTCAAATCACCGATCTCCCGCTACGGCGAACGGCTGGACGACGGCCGCCCCGACACCAGCCGCGCCATCACCCGCCTCGACATCACCCTCCTGCCGCCCCCGCCCGCACTGCCTACCGCATCCCGAGACGAGCGACCCATCGCCTCGGCCGACCGCCGCAGAAAACAACGGGTCCTGGCCCTCCTCCACCAAGACCCCGACCGCCCCTGGCCGGCCCGCGACATCGCTCGCCACCTCGGCGACATCACCCTGAACACCATGTATCGGCAACTGTCCCGATGGTCCGCAACCGGACTCATCCGCAAGATCAGCCCGGGCCTCTACACCGCCGTGCCCACCCTGCCACCTCCTTGA
- a CDS encoding NmrA family NAD(P)-binding protein — translation MVASNLVLIAGAGGTGRTVLDQLRAQNVPVRAMVRRDDERAAELRALGAEVVVGDLTRPESVAAALEGVGRMYFTMPVSPDHLLATTVVATVARERGELDALVGMSQMAVSEMTSTSTGTAESHQHRLHWLAEQVLDWSGLPVVHIRPTVFLENPLFTTLAARSIRENGTIALPFGTGRTAPVAVDDVARVVATVLRDPAPHVGHAYELAGPRMVDMTEMAEEFSRALDRPVSYVDVPLDRWRAEVLAKAGLPPHVEQHLATILIRLHQENRYDAASDAVERVTGVPAQTIEAFVAARRDFYLG, via the coding sequence ATGGTTGCCAGCAACCTTGTTCTCATCGCTGGCGCCGGTGGCACGGGCCGCACGGTGCTCGACCAACTGCGCGCGCAGAACGTGCCGGTGCGCGCGATGGTCCGCCGCGACGACGAGCGTGCGGCCGAGTTGCGTGCCCTCGGCGCGGAGGTCGTCGTCGGCGACCTGACCCGGCCGGAGAGTGTGGCGGCGGCGTTGGAGGGTGTGGGGCGGATGTACTTCACGATGCCCGTGTCGCCGGACCATCTGCTGGCGACGACCGTGGTGGCCACCGTGGCGCGGGAACGCGGGGAGCTGGACGCTCTGGTGGGCATGTCACAGATGGCGGTGTCGGAGATGACCTCCACCAGCACTGGCACTGCGGAGTCGCACCAGCACCGGCTGCACTGGCTGGCGGAGCAGGTACTCGACTGGTCAGGCCTGCCAGTGGTACACATCCGGCCGACAGTCTTCCTGGAAAATCCGCTGTTCACCACACTGGCGGCCCGGTCGATCCGGGAGAACGGCACGATCGCGCTGCCGTTCGGCACCGGGCGCACGGCGCCGGTCGCCGTGGACGACGTCGCCCGGGTGGTCGCCACCGTGCTCCGCGACCCGGCTCCGCACGTCGGGCACGCCTACGAGCTGGCCGGGCCACGCATGGTCGACATGACCGAGATGGCCGAGGAGTTCTCACGGGCATTGGATCGTCCGGTGTCCTATGTGGACGTGCCGCTGGACCGGTGGCGGGCCGAGGTGCTCGCCAAAGCGGGCCTGCCGCCGCACGTTGAACAGCACCTCGCCACCATCTTGATCCGACTGCACCAAGAGAACCGCTACGACGCCGCGTCCGACGCCGTGGAACGCGTGACGGGCGTACCTGCGCAAACGATCGAGGCGTTCGTGGCCGCTCGCAGGGACTTCTACCTGGGCTGA
- a CDS encoding carbohydrate ABC transporter permease, which yields MNAAKVMRRLPWWLAAAALAIGCLIWIYPFLWMVSASFKTSAEVFTKGLDLLPDAPEWANYERAWVEAEFGKYLLNTVIVTVCTVVVVVVRCAMTGYVLARHEFRGRKIIMGVLVATLFVPAGYTIIPLVDLSQKLGLLNSLTGIILAMSGAANVAAILLYFGYFRGIPKELTEAALIDGAGFATIFFRVMLPLAKPVTATVTVLTFLSTWNAFFLPLVFTFSRPDLRTVSVGMLAFVGENATDWSGMAAAATISLLPVVVLFIVLQRYFIEGIAGAVKS from the coding sequence GTGAACGCGGCCAAGGTCATGCGCCGGCTGCCCTGGTGGCTGGCCGCCGCCGCGCTCGCCATCGGCTGCCTGATCTGGATCTACCCGTTCCTGTGGATGGTCTCGGCGTCGTTCAAGACGTCGGCCGAGGTGTTCACCAAGGGGCTCGACCTGCTGCCGGACGCACCGGAGTGGGCCAACTACGAGCGCGCGTGGGTCGAGGCGGAGTTCGGCAAATACCTGCTCAACACCGTGATCGTCACTGTGTGCACGGTGGTGGTCGTGGTGGTCAGGTGCGCCATGACCGGATACGTCCTCGCGCGCCACGAGTTCCGCGGCCGCAAGATCATCATGGGCGTCCTGGTGGCCACGCTGTTCGTCCCGGCCGGGTACACCATCATCCCGCTGGTCGACCTGTCCCAAAAGCTCGGCCTGCTCAACTCGCTGACCGGCATCATCCTGGCGATGTCGGGCGCCGCGAACGTGGCGGCCATCCTGCTCTATTTCGGCTACTTCCGCGGCATCCCCAAGGAACTGACCGAGGCCGCGCTCATCGACGGCGCCGGCTTCGCCACCATCTTCTTCCGCGTCATGCTGCCACTGGCCAAGCCGGTGACCGCCACGGTCACCGTGCTGACTTTCCTGTCCACCTGGAACGCGTTCTTCCTGCCGCTGGTCTTCACGTTCTCGCGGCCCGACCTGCGCACCGTCAGCGTCGGCATGCTGGCGTTCGTCGGTGAGAACGCCACGGACTGGTCGGGCATGGCCGCTGCGGCGACGATCTCGCTGCTGCCGGTCGTCGTGCTGTTCATCGTGCTGCAGCGGTACTTCATCGAGGGCATCGCCGGTGCCGTCAAATCCTGA
- a CDS encoding VOC family protein, which produces MDLKLEFIVLPVSDVDRAKSFYEAAGFRLDVDQTFSEDFRLVHFTPPGSECSIMFGKGLTSAAPGSAQGLYLVVDDIEKARAELVGRGVEVSEIFHDGGGLLHHGHDADGVVHRGQGQERLAGPHPDRASYASYVTFRDPDGNGWGLQEVKQRAPGR; this is translated from the coding sequence ATGGACCTCAAACTCGAATTCATCGTGCTGCCCGTCTCCGACGTCGATCGGGCCAAGAGTTTCTACGAGGCTGCGGGATTCCGGTTGGACGTCGACCAAACTTTCAGTGAGGACTTCCGGCTCGTGCACTTCACGCCACCCGGCTCAGAGTGCTCGATCATGTTCGGCAAGGGCCTCACCTCCGCCGCGCCCGGCTCCGCCCAGGGCCTGTACCTCGTCGTCGACGACATCGAAAAAGCCCGTGCAGAGCTCGTCGGCCGCGGCGTCGAGGTGAGCGAGATCTTCCACGACGGCGGAGGGCTCCTCCACCACGGCCATGACGCCGACGGGGTCGTCCACCGTGGCCAGGGCCAGGAGCGGCTGGCCGGCCCACACCCCGACCGTGCCTCCTACGCCTCCTACGTCACCTTCCGTGACCCGGACGGGAACGGCTGGGGACTCCAGGAGGTGAAGCAGCGGGCCCCCGGACGGTGA